From the genome of Candidatus Chlamydia corallus, one region includes:
- the sctJ gene encoding type III secretion system inner membrane ring lipoprotein SctJ, whose protein sequence is MVRRSISFCFFFLMTLFCCTSCNSRSLIVHGLPGREANEIVVLLVSKGVAAQKLPQAAAATAGAASEQMWDIAVPSAQITEALAILNQAGLPRMKGTSLLDLFAKQGLVPSELQEKIRYQEGLSEQMASTIRKMDGIVDASVQISFTTENEEHLPLTASVYIKHRGVLDNPNSIMVSKIKRLVASAVPGLVPENVSVVSDRAAYSDITINGPWGLTEEIDYVSVWGIILAKSSLTKFRLVFYCLILILFIISCGLLWVIWKTHTLIMTMGGTKAFFNPTPYAKTALEAKKAEGTAADKDKKEESDQPSESKNAEANDKDAPEGSNEIEDA, encoded by the coding sequence ATGGTTCGTCGATCTATTTCTTTTTGCTTTTTCTTTCTAATGACGTTGTTCTGTTGCACGAGCTGCAACAGTAGGTCTTTGATTGTACATGGTCTCCCTGGCAGAGAAGCCAATGAGATTGTAGTACTTTTGGTAAGCAAAGGGGTAGCTGCACAAAAATTACCCCAAGCTGCAGCGGCTACAGCTGGAGCAGCTTCCGAGCAAATGTGGGATATTGCTGTTCCCTCAGCACAAATCACAGAGGCCCTTGCAATTTTAAATCAAGCAGGTCTTCCCCGTATGAAGGGGACAAGCCTGTTAGATCTTTTTGCAAAACAAGGCCTTGTTCCTTCAGAACTTCAGGAGAAAATCCGTTATCAAGAAGGCCTATCAGAACAAATGGCCTCTACGATTAGAAAAATGGACGGCATTGTCGATGCCTCAGTACAGATTTCCTTTACTACAGAAAACGAGGAGCATCTTCCTTTAACAGCCTCTGTTTATATTAAGCATCGGGGGGTTTTAGACAATCCGAACAGCATCATGGTCTCCAAAATTAAGCGGCTTGTAGCAAGCGCAGTTCCAGGACTTGTCCCAGAAAATGTCTCCGTAGTGAGTGACCGTGCGGCTTATAGTGATATAACAATTAATGGTCCTTGGGGGTTAACAGAAGAAATCGATTACGTCTCCGTTTGGGGAATCATTCTTGCTAAGTCTTCGCTCACTAAATTCCGTCTCGTTTTTTATTGTTTGATTCTCATTCTATTTATCATCTCTTGTGGTCTCCTTTGGGTAATTTGGAAAACTCATACTCTCATCATGACTATGGGAGGCACGAAAGCATTCTTCAATCCTACCCCCTATGCTAAGACTGCTTTAGAAGCAAAGAAAGCTGAGGGAACAGCTGCTGACAAAGATAAAAAAGAGGAGTCAGATCAACCTAGTGAAAGCAAAAATGCTGAAGCTAATGATAAAGATGCTCCAGAAGGAAGCAACGAAATTGAGGACGCCTAG